The following proteins are encoded in a genomic region of Leptospira langatensis:
- a CDS encoding SDR family oxidoreductase → MKIVVTGSLGNISKPLTEELVQKGHSVIVISSNPERKKEIEALGAIASIGSMSDSNFLSKTFQGVDIVYAMEALGYHSFFDQDLDVMEEINKIAYNYKEAIQRSGVKKVIHLSSIGAHTDSGNGILAFHYNAENILKQLPEDVSIKFMRPVGFYYNLFSFIQTINAQGSIVSNYGGDEKEPWVSPKDIASVIAEEVDAGFEGRSIRYIASDELSPNEVAKILGEAIGKPDLKWLVISDEQLLNGMIGAGMNPKAAKGFTEMNASRRGGVLYKDYNNHKPVLGKTKLKDFAKDFAEAYNRQK, encoded by the coding sequence ATGAAGATCGTAGTTACAGGTTCGTTAGGGAATATTAGTAAACCTCTTACGGAGGAATTGGTACAAAAAGGTCATTCGGTTATTGTGATCAGCAGTAATCCGGAAAGAAAGAAGGAAATAGAAGCGTTAGGAGCGATTGCTTCTATCGGAAGTATGAGTGACAGTAATTTCTTGTCTAAGACCTTTCAAGGTGTGGATATCGTGTATGCCATGGAAGCGCTTGGATATCATAGTTTCTTCGATCAAGACTTGGATGTAATGGAGGAGATCAACAAGATCGCTTATAATTACAAGGAAGCCATCCAAAGATCTGGGGTTAAAAAGGTGATACATTTGAGTAGCATCGGAGCGCATACCGATTCAGGGAACGGAATCCTTGCCTTTCATTACAATGCGGAAAATATCCTTAAGCAATTGCCGGAGGATGTTTCGATCAAGTTCATGCGTCCCGTAGGATTCTATTACAATCTGTTTTCCTTCATACAAACGATCAATGCGCAAGGCTCGATCGTTTCTAATTATGGAGGGGACGAGAAGGAACCCTGGGTCTCTCCTAAGGATATCGCATCGGTGATCGCAGAAGAGGTCGATGCGGGATTCGAGGGAAGAAGCATCCGATATATTGCAAGTGACGAGCTTTCTCCGAACGAAGTTGCAAAGATATTGGGAGAGGCGATCGGGAAGCCCGACCTGAAATGGCTGGTGATTTCAGATGAGCAGTTACTGAATGGCATGATAGGCGCAGGAATGAATCCCAAGGCGGCAAAGGGTTTTACGGAAATGAACGCTTCTAGACGGGGAGGAGTATTATATAAGGATTATAATAACCATAAACCGGTACTGGGAAAGACTAAGTTAAAAGACTTTGCAAAGGATTTTGCGGAAGCCTACAATCGGCAAAAGTAG
- a CDS encoding helix-turn-helix transcriptional regulator, protein MSLASQPIILPTGSMRRYSPSEFLKPFIQTYLVIESQEELKNTLLPGSSIVLFFRIRGNVSELEEGSETSTPLFGLSGLRKKARIARYSPNSSMLLVLFKEGAASSFFREPMHEIFGMGLPMENLMQASKVREIEERLSEAKTDQERISRLENILVSEWRGSEFDPIIRETVRRIRSAKGDLRIADLIKGMPISRDSLEKKFRQIIGTSPKQYAGMIRMRDLIASYSPEKSLTETAMQAGFFDQAHFNKDFKAFTGQTPKEFFRSTSPRRFW, encoded by the coding sequence ATGTCCCTCGCCTCCCAGCCGATCATTTTGCCAACTGGAAGTATGAGAAGATATTCTCCCAGTGAATTCCTGAAACCTTTCATTCAAACCTACTTGGTCATAGAAAGTCAGGAAGAACTGAAGAATACTCTCCTCCCGGGCTCTTCTATCGTACTATTCTTCCGGATCAGAGGAAACGTTTCCGAATTGGAAGAAGGTTCCGAAACTTCCACTCCTCTTTTCGGATTGAGCGGCCTAAGGAAGAAGGCTAGGATCGCTCGCTATTCCCCAAACTCCTCTATGCTACTCGTACTTTTTAAGGAAGGTGCCGCATCCTCCTTTTTTAGGGAACCAATGCATGAGATTTTCGGAATGGGCCTGCCTATGGAAAATCTGATGCAAGCAAGTAAGGTCAGAGAGATAGAGGAAAGATTGTCGGAAGCGAAGACAGATCAGGAAAGGATCTCTCGTTTGGAAAATATCCTGGTCTCGGAGTGGAGAGGATCCGAATTCGATCCCATCATTCGAGAAACCGTCCGAAGGATACGGAGCGCAAAAGGAGATCTAAGAATAGCGGACCTGATCAAAGGAATGCCTATCAGCAGGGATTCCCTCGAGAAGAAGTTCAGACAAATTATAGGAACGAGTCCAAAGCAATATGCCGGAATGATCAGAATGAGGGATCTGATCGCTTCTTATTCCCCGGAAAAAAGCCTTACCGAAACTGCGATGCAGGCGGGCTTCTTTGACCAGGCTCATTTCAATAAGGACTTCAAGGCATTCACAGGCCAGACCCCGAAAGAGTTTTTCAGATCTACTTCTCCGAGACGCTTCTGGTAA
- a CDS encoding esterase/lipase family protein: MRKLSIALLVAFLCGGQLFASGGGSSSKPLAGSYPIVLSHGLFGWGNDNTGLINLLSYWGGMDSYLQSQGATVYAPAKTAAQSNENRGAELSSKVLVYMAANGFSKVHILGHSQGGLDSRYAVSNLALGPKVSTLTTLNTPHRGSPIADIITTVLPDWIKPFVAAILNVFVQLVWNESNQDVLAALGSLTASGTALFNSHTPDNPNVKYFSYGSYITIPDLIQHPLMGIIQPACIAGGLINGYGGTCDGLVPYSSLKWGTFKGGPDYGLFTTGVDHLQAANTLNSGKTWYDVEGYFLKMMSNAKANQ, encoded by the coding sequence ATGCGTAAGCTAAGTATAGCGCTTCTAGTTGCGTTTCTTTGTGGCGGACAATTGTTCGCATCCGGAGGAGGATCTTCCTCCAAGCCCCTGGCTGGTTCCTACCCGATCGTACTATCTCATGGATTGTTCGGCTGGGGAAACGATAATACTGGTCTGATCAATCTGCTCAGCTACTGGGGTGGAATGGACAGCTACCTTCAGTCCCAAGGGGCTACAGTGTATGCACCCGCAAAAACTGCGGCTCAATCTAATGAGAATCGTGGGGCGGAATTGAGCAGCAAGGTACTCGTATATATGGCCGCAAACGGCTTTAGCAAGGTGCATATCTTGGGACATTCTCAAGGTGGATTAGATAGCAGATATGCTGTGTCCAACCTGGCCTTAGGTCCTAAAGTCTCTACCTTAACTACATTAAATACTCCTCATAGAGGTTCTCCGATCGCGGACATCATCACCACTGTTCTGCCTGACTGGATCAAACCGTTCGTGGCAGCCATTCTGAATGTGTTCGTTCAATTGGTATGGAATGAAAGCAACCAAGACGTATTAGCGGCTCTTGGCTCCTTGACCGCTTCGGGAACTGCTCTCTTCAATTCTCACACTCCGGATAACCCGAATGTGAAATATTTCTCTTACGGTTCCTATATCACCATTCCGGATCTGATCCAACACCCACTCATGGGAATTATCCAACCTGCTTGTATAGCCGGTGGATTGATCAATGGTTACGGCGGTACTTGCGACGGACTCGTTCCTTATTCTTCTTTGAAATGGGGAACCTTCAAAGGCGGTCCTGATTATGGATTATTCACTACTGGAGTGGACCATTTGCAGGCTGCAAACACATTGAACTCAGGCAAGACCTGGTACGATGTGGAAGGTTACTTCCTCAAAATGATGTCTAACGCGAAGGCTAACCAATAA
- a CDS encoding helix-turn-helix domain-containing protein gives MSRLTVFLVLALIFGVSTQTYAQGDENGVGHLRILNRDHANWKQIDDFSVLLDWGFYSEPIDLRFRIGNLPEESKTEFLIFPWSHLDSVQVCDLKEENCVQAGFGHPVDEWLIPGIFPVFPLRKFLEHSSEINVRIQSRNYILSEVRLVSAEELYSITTLYSAIMFSLLAVVIVQIAYLLNSYFRLRSKWILYQILFSFGMALTFLFVSGIASRYLFPGFGFPLSLGKKIMIGYLIISGTLWVSHFLKIRQNFKPIWYFYNAVNCISGILIVLSFTPFPRLFISRSFTILYLAVTGIAIVLSIIAMKRKTIQTRWFVMSMFSLLAIEILNIISYKTYFSFDGKSFLFFMGFFVPINIFLTSRVVRTRIRELEFEIALRRKELENFQNGIMENQSDPSGEKRKSTIIGINVEETLARLNRLLDEDKIYMEEELRISDLAAVLGLSVHQVSELLNQVLNISFPDLLKKYRIEEAKRIIANNPSVNILNLAFSVGFQSKSSFYDSFKKYTGLTPQEFRKTFLPDSDEEPET, from the coding sequence ATGAGTAGACTGACAGTATTTCTCGTTTTAGCCCTGATTTTTGGAGTGTCCACACAGACATATGCCCAAGGGGATGAGAACGGGGTCGGGCACCTGCGCATTCTCAATCGGGATCATGCGAACTGGAAGCAGATCGATGATTTCTCTGTGCTCCTAGACTGGGGATTCTATTCGGAGCCCATCGATCTACGTTTCCGGATCGGCAATTTACCAGAGGAATCCAAAACCGAATTCTTGATCTTTCCTTGGAGCCATTTGGATTCCGTTCAGGTCTGCGATCTCAAGGAGGAGAATTGCGTTCAGGCTGGCTTCGGGCATCCGGTGGATGAGTGGTTGATCCCGGGAATATTCCCCGTTTTCCCGCTGCGAAAATTCTTAGAGCATAGTTCTGAGATCAACGTAAGGATCCAATCCAGGAACTATATACTCTCCGAAGTCCGTTTAGTGAGCGCGGAGGAGTTGTATTCTATTACGACCTTATATTCGGCGATCATGTTCTCCCTTCTTGCGGTTGTGATTGTCCAGATCGCATATCTGTTGAATTCCTATTTTCGCCTTAGGTCTAAATGGATCTTGTATCAGATCCTGTTTTCTTTCGGGATGGCGCTTACATTTCTGTTCGTATCCGGGATCGCTTCTAGATATCTTTTTCCAGGATTTGGTTTTCCTCTTTCCTTAGGTAAGAAGATCATGATCGGTTATTTGATCATCTCCGGAACTCTATGGGTCTCTCATTTCCTGAAGATCAGGCAGAACTTCAAACCGATTTGGTACTTCTACAATGCGGTGAACTGTATCTCCGGGATATTGATCGTTTTAAGTTTCACTCCATTCCCTAGGCTATTCATTTCCCGTTCTTTTACGATCCTTTACTTAGCGGTGACCGGGATTGCGATCGTTTTAAGTATCATCGCTATGAAACGCAAGACGATCCAGACCCGTTGGTTCGTAATGAGTATGTTCTCCCTTCTCGCAATAGAGATATTGAATATTATCTCGTACAAGACCTATTTCTCCTTTGATGGTAAGAGCTTCCTATTCTTCATGGGATTCTTCGTTCCTATAAATATATTCCTGACGAGTCGAGTTGTCCGTACTCGGATACGTGAATTGGAATTTGAGATCGCCTTAAGAAGAAAGGAACTGGAAAACTTTCAAAATGGTATAATGGAGAATCAGTCGGACCCTAGCGGCGAGAAAAGAAAGTCTACCATTATCGGCATCAATGTAGAAGAGACCTTGGCTAGATTGAATCGACTCCTGGATGAAGACAAGATCTATATGGAGGAAGAATTGCGGATCAGCGATCTTGCTGCCGTTTTGGGTCTGTCGGTGCATCAGGTGTCCGAGCTTCTGAACCAGGTGCTGAATATTTCCTTTCCGGATCTACTTAAGAAATATAGAATAGAAGAAGCGAAACGGATCATTGCAAACAATCCTTCTGTAAACATATTGAATCTTGCCTTTTCTGTGGGCTTTCAATCCAAATCTTCCTTCTATGATTCTTTTAAGAAATATACGGGACTGACTCCTCAGGAATTTCGGAAGACTTTCTTACCGGATTCGGATGAGGAGCCAGAAACATAG
- a CDS encoding helix-turn-helix domain-containing protein: protein MIDKKPYRIRTISEFHEVRGLPKPEHPLISVVDYSSIKHSSEFNVTSWTLDFYSISLKRNSAVKMKYGQQEYDFDEGILFFMAPGQVFRIEVNADLRAEHSGWILLIHPDFIWNTSLAKNIRKYEYFDYSVNEALFLSEKEESTINNIIQNIRQEYHSNIDKFSQGIIISHIETLLNYAERFYDRQFITRKISNHQVLDRLEEILGEYFEEGDLRQKGLPSVQYVADLLNVSPNYLSGLLKVLTGQTTQQHIHDKLIERAKEKLSTTDLPVTAIAYELGFEHSQSFSKLFKSKTNLSPQEFRRSFMREF from the coding sequence ATGATAGATAAGAAGCCGTATAGAATCAGAACGATCAGCGAATTCCACGAAGTAAGGGGATTGCCTAAACCGGAACATCCTCTTATTAGTGTGGTAGATTACTCGTCCATAAAGCATTCCTCCGAGTTTAATGTCACGAGTTGGACTTTGGATTTTTATTCAATCTCTCTGAAACGGAACTCCGCCGTGAAAATGAAATACGGACAGCAGGAATACGATTTTGACGAAGGGATCCTGTTCTTTATGGCTCCCGGTCAGGTTTTTCGGATTGAAGTGAATGCGGATCTTCGGGCAGAGCATTCCGGATGGATCTTGCTTATCCATCCGGACTTTATTTGGAATACTTCACTGGCAAAGAATATTCGAAAATATGAATATTTCGATTATTCGGTGAATGAGGCTCTCTTTCTCTCCGAAAAGGAAGAGAGTACGATCAATAATATTATCCAGAATATTCGCCAGGAATATCATTCTAATATAGATAAATTCAGCCAAGGGATCATTATCTCTCATATAGAGACACTGTTAAATTACGCGGAACGATTTTACGATCGACAGTTCATCACAAGAAAGATCTCCAACCACCAAGTCTTGGATCGGTTGGAGGAGATTTTGGGTGAATACTTCGAAGAAGGGGATCTAAGACAGAAAGGACTTCCCTCCGTGCAATACGTGGCCGATCTATTGAACGTTTCTCCGAACTATCTGAGTGGTTTATTGAAGGTGCTTACCGGGCAAACCACTCAACAGCATATTCATGATAAGCTGATCGAAAGAGCGAAAGAGAAATTGTCCACTACGGATCTTCCAGTGACTGCAATTGCATACGAATTGGGATTCGAGCATTCTCAGTCCTTTAGTAAATTATTTAAGAGTAAGACGAATCTGTCTCCTCAGGAGTTTAGACGTTCTTTTATGAGAGAATTCTAA
- a CDS encoding alpha/beta fold hydrolase yields MEAVPHARGIGFQPELRISLLFPFCFSIGILNGFLYRYLKTRSKRPRSFLAAALFVQLLLTGSGVLVLGSSGPTIYSLVILLGMLLVSAWYLPIFLDRIQFSLRSKILIFLMGGLELFSFIIAVSLDISAPSSEIQFDIPKEIFQAEQKFIDLPSGARIHYVDEGEGEILLFLHGNPSWSFQWRDLISGLKGSYRCIALDYPGFGQSSASKGFGFTPREESIVLEEFVRELRLDHLTLVMQDWGGPIGLGFAGRHPELVERVILGSTWAWKTDRNSPRGIFSFLVGGPIGEFMQINFNGFASAGIQNGIVRNLPKQVLDLYLRPFISPYRRGIAAFYPGQITQANSFFQEIEDSIPALKEKPALIFWALKDKGFPIEEKGRFERIFVKHKTIEFQDADHFFFEDTKEEMIPEMKGFLTSNPIQN; encoded by the coding sequence GTGGAAGCAGTACCTCATGCCAGAGGAATAGGATTCCAACCGGAGCTGAGGATTAGCCTACTCTTCCCATTTTGCTTCTCGATCGGTATCCTAAACGGCTTCCTATATAGATATCTGAAGACTCGATCCAAACGACCCAGATCTTTCTTGGCAGCAGCCCTATTCGTCCAGCTACTCTTGACCGGATCAGGAGTTCTAGTCTTAGGAAGCTCCGGCCCGACGATCTATAGTCTTGTCATCCTCTTGGGAATGCTCCTAGTCTCCGCTTGGTATCTGCCTATCTTTCTGGATCGTATTCAATTTTCCTTACGTTCTAAGATCTTAATATTCCTAATGGGAGGATTAGAACTGTTCTCCTTTATTATCGCGGTTTCCTTGGACATTTCGGCTCCTTCTTCAGAAATACAATTCGATATCCCTAAAGAGATTTTCCAAGCAGAGCAGAAATTCATAGATCTTCCTAGCGGTGCCCGAATCCATTATGTGGATGAAGGAGAAGGAGAGATCTTACTCTTTTTGCACGGAAACCCTTCTTGGTCCTTTCAATGGAGAGATCTCATCTCAGGACTAAAAGGCTCGTATCGCTGTATCGCTTTGGATTATCCTGGGTTCGGTCAGTCCAGCGCTTCCAAAGGTTTCGGGTTCACTCCTAGGGAAGAAAGCATCGTATTAGAAGAGTTCGTCCGAGAGTTAAGATTAGATCATCTCACCTTAGTGATGCAGGACTGGGGAGGACCGATAGGATTAGGCTTTGCAGGACGTCATCCGGAATTGGTAGAACGAGTGATCTTAGGAAGCACTTGGGCCTGGAAAACAGATCGCAATTCTCCCAGGGGAATATTCTCCTTTCTTGTAGGCGGACCGATCGGCGAATTCATGCAGATCAATTTCAATGGATTCGCTTCCGCAGGCATCCAGAACGGGATCGTTCGCAATTTACCCAAGCAAGTATTGGATCTTTATCTTCGCCCTTTTATTTCACCGTACCGCAGAGGGATCGCGGCTTTCTATCCGGGCCAGATCACTCAGGCAAATTCGTTCTTCCAAGAGATCGAAGACTCTATTCCCGCCCTAAAAGAGAAACCCGCCTTGATCTTTTGGGCCTTGAAAGATAAAGGATTTCCTATCGAGGAAAAAGGACGTTTCGAGAGAATATTTGTAAAACATAAAACGATCGAATTCCAGGATGCGGACCATTTTTTCTTTGAAGATACAAAAGAAGAAATGATCCCCGAAATGAAAGGTTTCCTAACCTCGAATCCGATCCAAAATTAG
- a CDS encoding MBL fold metallo-hydrolase, protein MQSKSNLLLTKRTASLVVLWTAISLALVACASASLKPKIEVPSTPTSIQIQPIFHGSMVLTIGDKTIYVDPSWGGEKYKDLKKPDLIIITDIHPDHMDLKTLGEIATKETPIIAPEAVAKEAKEYTNITRLKNGQSTSVGDITFSAIPMYNITKEHLDKHTKGRGNGYLIKFGGKTIYISGDTEDIKEMRALKNIDIAFLCMNQPYTMSVEKAADAVKDFKPKVVYPYHYRGKDGLSDTEKFKALVKESSPTTVVELINWY, encoded by the coding sequence ATGCAATCAAAGAGTAATCTTTTACTAACTAAAAGAACCGCATCCCTTGTCGTTCTTTGGACCGCAATTTCGCTCGCTCTTGTAGCCTGCGCCAGTGCGTCCTTAAAACCAAAAATAGAAGTTCCAAGCACTCCAACTTCTATCCAAATACAACCGATCTTTCATGGAAGTATGGTACTCACGATCGGAGATAAAACGATCTATGTGGATCCTTCTTGGGGAGGAGAAAAATACAAGGATCTGAAAAAACCGGACCTGATCATTATTACGGATATCCATCCGGACCATATGGACCTAAAGACCTTAGGCGAGATTGCAACGAAAGAAACACCGATCATCGCTCCGGAAGCAGTGGCCAAAGAAGCGAAAGAATATACGAATATCACTCGCCTGAAGAACGGCCAGTCCACTTCCGTAGGAGATATCACCTTCTCCGCGATCCCAATGTACAATATCACCAAAGAGCATTTGGATAAACATACGAAAGGAAGAGGAAACGGATATTTGATCAAGTTCGGCGGAAAGACGATCTATATCTCCGGAGATACCGAAGATATCAAAGAAATGAGAGCTCTGAAGAATATAGATATCGCTTTTCTCTGCATGAACCAGCCCTACACGATGTCCGTAGAAAAAGCGGCAGATGCAGTCAAAGACTTTAAACCGAAAGTAGTTTATCCATATCATTACCGCGGGAAAGACGGCCTGAGTGATACGGAAAAATTCAAGGCCTTAGTCAAAGAGTCCAGCCCAACTACTGTAGTTGAATTGATTAACTGGTACTAA
- a CDS encoding efflux RND transporter permease subunit, giving the protein MNEIVLIALKRPYTFVVLAILILLFGIQSIFKAPTDVFPNIKIPVISVVWGYQGMLPSDVAGRITYFFERALTSTVEGIKAINSRSYYGSSIINIELQPDTNLAGAEAEVAAISQTVVTSLPPDISPPMIMRLEASSVPVAMLQVTSEKMTPAELYNLAFMRIRSLLVTIPGAIIPQPYGGTPMQLLVSLDKQKLLSRNLSPMDVFKAFNEQSAVLPAGDQKIGKTDWMVMTNAIPLAVEDFNDIPIKRVGNSTFFMRDVANVALGGPPQLNSVLVDGKQSVLIVVMKSGEASTLDVVDGIRKVMPRIKQIAPDDVEIKMLNDASVFVKDSIENVVHEMVLAAGLTGLVVLLFLGSWRATTIIATSIPLSLLSSLIGLHLLHESINVMTLGGLALAVGILVDDATVMIENIDTHIEMGKPLETAIIDAANEIVIPTFVATLAIVIVWFPLFQLSGVSGWLFMPMAEAVALAMIASFILSRTLVPTMAKYLLTAHDHGHGHAADNHGSASKAGKSKHAPVVHHEVFVTKKTNPRIALLGEAIGYLKRFQKGFEHGFTDFRERYYILLQTVIANRKKFVTVFLAIATGSLVLFYLNGRDFFPEIKAGTLQMHMRAPLGTRIEVSGRIATLVSEDIKKLLPDKVESVLSNCGLPVGPHNLAFIPTPTIGSQDCDLTIELKDEESPVWDYRQTLRKGLSELYPGTVFTFQPADLTAKILNFGSPSPIDIQINGMDLEKNFEFAQKLQGKLRTIPGSADVVIQQTMSTPTLLVNGNRSLGINVDLPLKAVAENMLLATSGSQQIDQEYWMDRKTGLSYQINIYVPQPQMRRTEDLLTVPINKGDLEDNSENRIQLLGNLATITPTGTPGLVTHQNLLPLIDVYVSAEGRDLGGVLSDAERIMESMKSELPRGAAIEILGQAETMRSAYIELLGGLVLAILLVYLLIVVNFQSWTDPFIIITALPGALAGIAWSLFLTRTYISVPALTGAIMCMGTATANSILVVSYARDRLMVHGDAVKAAIEAGYSRIRPVIMTASAMIIGMVPMSMSNSQNAPLGRAVIGGLLVATFATLFFVPCIYAIIYNNKSNAQKG; this is encoded by the coding sequence ATGAACGAAATAGTACTCATCGCACTTAAGAGACCATACACTTTCGTGGTGCTCGCGATCCTGATCCTTTTATTCGGGATCCAATCCATATTCAAGGCACCGACTGACGTCTTCCCCAATATTAAGATACCGGTTATTTCCGTAGTATGGGGATACCAAGGTATGCTTCCTTCCGACGTAGCCGGAAGGATCACCTACTTTTTCGAGCGAGCCTTAACCAGTACAGTAGAAGGGATCAAAGCCATCAACAGTAGATCCTATTATGGAAGTAGTATCATCAATATCGAACTCCAACCGGATACGAACCTTGCGGGTGCCGAAGCGGAGGTAGCGGCAATCTCGCAGACGGTGGTGACGTCCCTGCCTCCGGACATTTCACCACCTATGATCATGCGCTTGGAGGCCTCTTCCGTTCCTGTTGCCATGCTCCAGGTTACTTCGGAGAAGATGACTCCGGCGGAACTCTATAACCTCGCATTCATGAGGATCCGTTCCTTGCTCGTTACGATCCCGGGTGCGATCATTCCTCAGCCTTACGGCGGAACTCCGATGCAGCTCTTAGTTTCATTGGATAAGCAAAAGCTTCTTTCTAGAAATCTTTCCCCCATGGACGTGTTTAAGGCATTCAATGAGCAGAGTGCCGTGCTACCTGCGGGAGACCAGAAGATCGGTAAGACCGACTGGATGGTAATGACGAATGCTATCCCTCTCGCTGTGGAAGATTTTAACGATATTCCTATCAAACGCGTGGGGAATAGCACCTTCTTCATGAGAGACGTTGCGAACGTTGCCTTAGGCGGTCCTCCTCAATTGAACTCCGTCCTCGTAGACGGAAAACAATCCGTTCTGATCGTTGTAATGAAAAGCGGCGAGGCCTCCACATTGGATGTGGTAGACGGGATCCGTAAAGTAATGCCAAGGATCAAACAGATCGCTCCGGACGATGTTGAGATCAAGATGTTAAACGATGCTTCGGTATTCGTTAAAGACTCGATCGAGAATGTGGTTCACGAGATGGTATTGGCTGCCGGTCTGACCGGACTCGTAGTATTATTGTTCTTAGGTTCTTGGAGAGCTACGACAATCATTGCGACTTCTATTCCTCTTTCACTCTTGAGCTCTCTCATCGGTCTTCATTTGCTCCACGAATCCATCAATGTGATGACCTTGGGTGGTTTAGCGTTAGCCGTCGGTATCCTTGTGGATGATGCGACGGTGATGATCGAGAATATAGACACCCACATCGAGATGGGTAAACCGTTAGAAACTGCGATCATCGATGCTGCGAACGAGATCGTGATCCCGACTTTCGTTGCGACACTTGCAATCGTTATCGTTTGGTTCCCTCTCTTCCAATTGAGCGGTGTTTCCGGTTGGCTCTTTATGCCTATGGCCGAAGCGGTTGCATTGGCGATGATCGCTTCTTTCATTCTTTCCAGAACTCTTGTTCCTACCATGGCCAAGTATCTACTCACCGCACATGATCATGGACATGGGCATGCTGCTGACAACCATGGATCTGCGTCCAAGGCGGGCAAATCTAAGCACGCACCTGTAGTTCATCATGAAGTGTTTGTGACGAAGAAAACAAATCCTCGTATTGCGTTATTAGGCGAAGCGATCGGATATCTGAAACGTTTTCAAAAAGGCTTCGAACATGGATTCACGGACTTCAGAGAGCGCTACTATATCTTATTGCAAACAGTAATAGCGAATCGTAAGAAGTTCGTGACTGTCTTCCTTGCAATTGCTACAGGTTCCCTTGTTCTATTCTATCTGAACGGAAGGGACTTCTTCCCTGAGATCAAGGCGGGAACTCTGCAAATGCATATGCGCGCTCCTCTAGGAACTCGTATTGAAGTTTCAGGAAGAATAGCCACCCTTGTTTCGGAAGACATTAAGAAATTGCTTCCGGATAAAGTGGAGAGTGTTCTGAGTAACTGCGGTCTTCCAGTCGGTCCTCACAACCTTGCGTTCATTCCTACTCCTACGATCGGTTCCCAGGACTGCGACTTAACGATCGAGCTGAAAGACGAAGAGTCTCCGGTTTGGGATTATAGACAAACCCTGAGAAAAGGATTAAGCGAACTCTATCCTGGAACCGTATTCACCTTTCAACCTGCGGATTTGACTGCGAAGATCCTAAACTTCGGCTCCCCTTCTCCTATTGATATTCAGATCAATGGAATGGATCTGGAGAAGAACTTCGAGTTCGCTCAAAAACTCCAGGGAAAACTGAGGACGATCCCCGGATCGGCGGACGTTGTGATCCAACAGACAATGAGCACTCCTACACTTCTTGTGAACGGGAACAGAAGTCTTGGGATCAACGTAGACCTTCCTCTGAAAGCGGTCGCGGAGAATATGCTCTTAGCGACTTCGGGAAGCCAACAGATCGATCAAGAATATTGGATGGATCGGAAAACCGGTCTTTCTTATCAGATCAATATCTATGTGCCTCAGCCTCAGATGAGAAGGACAGAAGACTTACTCACTGTGCCCATTAATAAAGGCGACTTAGAGGATAATTCGGAAAATCGGATCCAACTCTTAGGAAATCTAGCAACCATTACTCCTACGGGAACTCCCGGTCTCGTAACTCACCAAAACCTTCTTCCTCTGATTGACGTTTATGTTTCTGCGGAAGGAAGGGACTTAGGCGGCGTTCTTTCGGACGCGGAACGTATCATGGAATCTATGAAGAGCGAGCTTCCAAGAGGAGCCGCGATCGAGATCCTTGGTCAGGCAGAAACGATGAGAAGCGCATATATCGAGCTATTAGGCGGATTAGTCCTCGCGATCTTACTCGTGTATCTATTGATCGTGGTTAACTTCCAATCTTGGACGGACCCGTTCATTATCATCACGGCACTTCCGGGAGCCTTGGCAGGAATTGCTTGGTCCCTATTTCTCACACGCACATACATTTCGGTGCCAGCATTAACTGGTGCCATCATGTGTATGGGAACTGCGACTGCAAACTCGATCTTAGTCGTGTCCTACGCAAGGGACCGCTTGATGGTTCACGGAGACGCAGTCAAGGCAGCGATCGAAGCGGGCTATTCTCGGATCAGACCGGTGATCATGACTGCCTCTGCGATGATCATAGGAATGGTCCCTATGTCCATGAGTAATTCCCAAAACGCTCCATTAGGTCGTGCAGTAATCGGAGGACTGTTAGTGGCAACATTCGCTACTCTCTTCTTCGTGCCATGTATCTATGCGATCATATATAACAACAAATCAAACGCCCAGAAAGGATAA